One window of the Zea mays cultivar B73 chromosome 3, Zm-B73-REFERENCE-NAM-5.0, whole genome shotgun sequence genome contains the following:
- the LOC103650352 gene encoding uncharacterized protein isoform X5, which yields MSCLKWLLTPPETPLFRSLDDEENQSITQVSRGRAQSKPIQISRSSMVDNNQRASRSSASSSRLSPSPCSMGRTRSSSSASRSSPPLAETQTPSRRLSTPPIAKTLTPPRRSPSPVSRRMSTGSSGPTLNGTRGASPVKSNHRSSSPKLHGWQSNVPGFSFDAPLNLRTSLTDRPVCRSRGGSPSSFSGLEKGSRGRRLSMSPTPPRRASSSHSIERDRMSSYSKASATSSGEDDLESMQSVPISYSSSPVVKKSLVVMKTRTIASSKNLSKKLTPSSVPKRSFDSALWLMDHRKAPQDRFRPLLSGAPANTFGAGNGNDVHKPMFSHNSSLTTSSTASSYHGATFGSYMHGSQEQHDFAGEWEADDISQGHEDIFMFDKLDELNEDIHYKSMESTDNSLVIVKHLVSGRQDLEGSRRPNQSLCHSTDISHVSFKATCSRCGKFFDAMDVDEEGVYCDACATKDGNILTSPIVQTIGEENQQYGKTANLKPCIASDSPVPTDCEIYSKEVSLDHQLVNNESYADCLDQAPPIHSMGHTPQEMLLGQEENIDAEHRNKHVGDSLGNTNDNSFHRSSVDECEQTEPTSVGQDLFIIDQMNNHNRGLSQCNENVSESVTCDNSHQLGSTTYQNPKLETTEDTGISVLLVPKPNSNKWPNMLCSEPYYARDGVSMMKRSFGLGSSSAASSSDLGSSRQSIICFERLRSGKKGDFEKSQISSTISCQSIASVSDMSICSSSASLCPQSDAVGDSCFPIDTLESGTSGTLISSQENDDAFCKDTLPSAMECPSSSQFIADDDSPGDMKIQSYLSEVGYTTVENHSACRMTDMDCTSTNMYSLDTEMPSDTLESSGPVESSMPETEEDAYTISQCNKGSAPEHSSDENNFDNIQMQSEIVQGSAEENRLDDCCMSAISEEDVLISGQEDDIRNLPNDEELCAEVEGPRKQIQRCFTLEEAADTILFCSSIVHDLAYKAATIALENKKEPKFVDSIRPTVAIVRGSFAKEESLPKLPHRRTPNRKVKRKRLEGETTTTETTEKDVVANDSPPVCSASGITRNSDNMKPPKLESKCNCIIM from the exons ATGTCTTGTTTGAAGTG GTTATTAACTCCTCCTGAAACTCCACTTTTTCGATCTTTGGATGACGAAGAAAACCAATCCATCACTCAGGTTTCTAGGGGCAGAGCTCAGAGCAAGCCTATACAAATTTCAAGATCATCCATG GTAGATAATAATCAAAGAGCTAGTAGAAGCAGTGCAAGCTCAAGTAGGCTTAGCCCATCGCCATGCTCTATGGGAAGGACAAGATCATCTAGTTCAGCTTCTCGCTCTAGTCCACCACTTGCTGAAACACAAACACCATCACGAAGATTGTCAACCCCTCCGATTGCTAAGACATTAACACCTCCTCGAAGGTCTCCAAGTCCTGTCTCAAGAAGGATGAGTACTGGTTCAAGTGGCCCAACTTTGAATGGAACAAGAGGAGCTTCACCAGTGAAATCTAATCACAGGTCTTCTTCACCAAAGCTGCATGGATGGCAATCAAATGTTCCTGGTTTCTCTTTCGATGCGCCTTTGAACCTTCGCACATCTCTAACTGATCGTCCAGTATGCCGGTCAAGGGGTGGATCGCCTTCATCTTTTAGTGGACTAGAAAAGGGTTCAAGAGGTAGAAGACTGTCAATGTCTCCCACTCCACCTAGAAGAGCCAGTTCATCTCACAGCATTGAACGGGACCGAATGAGCTCTTATagcaaagcttctgcaacatcatCTGGTGAGGATGATCTGGAGTCTATGCAGTCTGTACCAATTAGCTACTCCAGTAGCCCAGTTGTGAAAAAGAGCTTGGTTGTGATGAAAACCAGAACCATTGCATCATCAAAGAATCTGTCCAAAAAATTGACACCTAGTTCTGTCCCAAAGCGGTCATTTGACTCTGCACTTTGGTTAATG GATCATCGCAAAGCTCCACAAGATAGGTTTCGGCCACTTCTATCAGGTGCCCCTGCCAACACATTTGGTGCTGGGAATGGAAATGATGTGCACAAACCTATGTTCTCACACAATTCTTCTTTGACAACTAGCAGCACTGCAAGCTCTTACCATGGTGCCACTTTTGGCTCTTATATGCATGGCAGCCAAGAACAACATGATTTTGCTGGTGAATGGGAAGCAGATGATATTTCTCAGGGTCATGAGGATATATTTATGTTTGATAAATTGGATGAGCTAAATGAAGACATTCATTACAAGAGCATGGAATCTACGGATAATTCACTGGTAATAGTAAAACATCTAGTAAGTGGCAGACAGGACTTGGAAGGAAGCAGAAGACCTAATCAGTCCTTATGCCATTCTACTGATATTTCTCATGTTAGCTTTAAGGCTACTTGCTCTAGATGTGGGAAGTTTTTCGATGCGATGGATGTTGATGAAGAGGgtgtctattgtgatgcatgtgctaCAAAGGATGGGAATATCCTCACCAGTCCTATTGTACAAACTATAGGAGAAGAAAACCAACAATATGGTAAAACTGCAAATTTGAAACCTTGCATCGCATCTGATTCTCCTGTACCCACAGATTGTGAAATCTATAGCAAAGAAGTATCTCTTGATCATCAACTAGTGAACAATGAATCTTACGCTGATTGCCTGGACCAGGCCCCTCCAATTCACTCAATGGGGCACACACCTCAGGAAATGCTACTGGGGCAGGAGGAAAACATTGACGCTGAGCATAGAAATAAACATGTTGGGGATTCGTTAGGAAATACAAACGATAATTCCTTTCATCGATCTAGTGTGGATGAATGTGAACAAACAGAACCAACATCTGTAGGGCAGGACCTTTTTATCATAGACCAAATGAATAACCATAATCGTGGACTATCCCAATGTAATGAAAATGTCTCTGAATCTGTGACCTGTGACAATTCTCATCAACTGGGATCAACTACATATCAGAACCCTAAGCTTGAAACTACCGAGGATACTGGGATATCAGTATTGTTAGTCCCTAAGCCCAACAGTAATAAATGGCCAAATATGCTCTGTTCAGAACCCTATTATGCAAGAGATGGTGTCAGTATGATGAAGCGTAGCTTTGGACTGGGCAGCTCTTCAGCTGCTTCTTCCAGTGATCTTGGGTCTTCAAGACAGTCAATCATATGTTTTGAGCGCCTTAGGAGTGGTAAGAAGGGTGACTTTGAGAAGTCCCAGATAAGCAGTACTATTAGTTGTCAAAGCATTGCTTCTGTGTCAGATATGTCAATTTGTAGCTCTTCAGCTTCACTTTGCCCTCAGAGTGATGCAGTAGGAGATTCCTGTTTCCCAATTGACACTTTGGAAAGCGGCACTTCAGGAACTCTGATCTCTTCTCAAGAAAATGATGATGCTTTTTGTAAGGATACTTTGCCAAGTGCTATGGAATGTCCGTCTTCTTCACAGTTTATTGCTGATGATGACAGTCCCGGTGACATGAAAATCCAGAGCTACTTAAGTGAGGTAGGATATACAACAGTTGAGAACCATAGTGCTTGCAGAATGACTGACATGGATTGTACCAGTACAAATATGTATTCTTTAGATACTGAAATGCCAAGTGATACCCTAGAATCATCAGGCCCAGTGGAAAGTAGCATGCCTGAAACTGAAGAGGATGCTTACACTATCAGTCAGTGTAATAAAGGTAGTGCTCCAGAACATTCAAGTGATGAGAATAACTTTGATAATATTCAAATGCAGTCTGAAATAGTTCAGGGTTCAGCGGAGGAAAACAGATTGGATGATTGTTGCATGTCTGCTATCTCGGAGGAGGACGTATTGATTTCTGGACAAGAAGATGACATAAGGAATCTTCCCAATGATG AAGAATTATGTGCGGAGGTAGAAGGACCAAGGAAACAAATCCAGAGATGTTTTACATTGGAAGAAGCTGCTGATACAATTCTCTTCTGTAGTTCCATTGTCCACGACCTTGCATACAAGGCTGCGACTATTGCGTTGGAAAACAAGAAGGAACCAAAGTTTGTGGACTCTATTCGTCCAACTGTTGCAATTGTTAGAGGATCTTTTGCTAAGGAAGAGAGTTTACCAAAGCTGCCTCACAGACGAACCCCAAACCGTAAGGTCAAAAGGAAAAGATTGGAAGGCGAAACAACTACAACGGAAACTACAGAGAAAGACGTTGTCGCGAATGACTCCCCCCCTGTATGTTCTGCATCGGGTATTACAAGGAATTCCGATAATATGAAGCCGCCAAAGCTGGAGTCCAAGTGCAACTGTATAATTATGTAA
- the LOC103650352 gene encoding uncharacterized protein isoform X6 produces the protein MVDNNQRASRSSASSSRLSPSPCSMGRTRSSSSASRSSPPLAETQTPSRRLSTPPIAKTLTPPRRSPSPVSRRMSTGSSGPTLNGTRGASPVKSNHRSSSPKLHGWQSNVPGFSFDAPLNLRTSLTDRPVCRSRGGSPSSFSGLEKGSRGRRLSMSPTPPRRASSSHSIERDRMSSYSKASATSSGEDDLESMQSVPISYSSSPVVKKSLVVMKTRTIASSKNLSKKLTPSSVPKRSFDSALWLMDHRKAPQDRFRPLLSGAPANTFGAGNGNDVHKPMFSHNSSLTTSSTASSYHGATFGSYMHGSQEQHDFAGEWEADDISQGHEDIFMFDKLDELNEDIHYKSMESTDNSLVIVKHLVSGRQDLEGSRRPNQSLCHSTDISHVSFKATCSRCGKFFDAMDVDEEGVYCDACATKDGNILTSPIVQTIGEENQQYGKTANLKPCIASDSPVPTDCEIYSKEVSLDHQLVNNESYADCLDQAPPIHSMGHTPQEMLLGQEENIDAEHRNKHVGDSLGNTNDNSFHRSSVDECEQTEPTSVGQDLFIIDQMNNHNRGLSQCNENVSESVTCDNSHQLGSTTYQNPKLETTEDTGISVLLVPKPNSNKWPNMLCSEPYYARDGVSMMKRSFGLGSSSAASSSDLGSSRQSIICFERLRSGKKGDFEKSQISSTISCQSIASVSDMSICSSSASLCPQSDAVGDSCFPIDTLESGTSGTLISSQENDDAFCKDTLPSAMECPSSSQFIADDDSPGDMKIQSYLSEVGYTTVENHSACRMTDMDCTSTNMYSLDTEMPSDTLESSGPVESSMPETEEDAYTISQCNKGSAPEHSSDENNFDNIQMQSEIVQGSAEENRLDDCCMSAISEEDVLISGQEDDIRNLPNDEELCAEVEGPRKQIQRCFTLEEAADTILFCSSIVHDLAYKAATIALENKKEPKFVDSIRPTVAIVRGSFAKEESLPKLPHRRTPNRKVKRKRLEGETTTTETTEKDVVANDSPPVCSASGITRNSDNMKPPKLESKCNCIIM, from the exons ATG GTAGATAATAATCAAAGAGCTAGTAGAAGCAGTGCAAGCTCAAGTAGGCTTAGCCCATCGCCATGCTCTATGGGAAGGACAAGATCATCTAGTTCAGCTTCTCGCTCTAGTCCACCACTTGCTGAAACACAAACACCATCACGAAGATTGTCAACCCCTCCGATTGCTAAGACATTAACACCTCCTCGAAGGTCTCCAAGTCCTGTCTCAAGAAGGATGAGTACTGGTTCAAGTGGCCCAACTTTGAATGGAACAAGAGGAGCTTCACCAGTGAAATCTAATCACAGGTCTTCTTCACCAAAGCTGCATGGATGGCAATCAAATGTTCCTGGTTTCTCTTTCGATGCGCCTTTGAACCTTCGCACATCTCTAACTGATCGTCCAGTATGCCGGTCAAGGGGTGGATCGCCTTCATCTTTTAGTGGACTAGAAAAGGGTTCAAGAGGTAGAAGACTGTCAATGTCTCCCACTCCACCTAGAAGAGCCAGTTCATCTCACAGCATTGAACGGGACCGAATGAGCTCTTATagcaaagcttctgcaacatcatCTGGTGAGGATGATCTGGAGTCTATGCAGTCTGTACCAATTAGCTACTCCAGTAGCCCAGTTGTGAAAAAGAGCTTGGTTGTGATGAAAACCAGAACCATTGCATCATCAAAGAATCTGTCCAAAAAATTGACACCTAGTTCTGTCCCAAAGCGGTCATTTGACTCTGCACTTTGGTTAATG GATCATCGCAAAGCTCCACAAGATAGGTTTCGGCCACTTCTATCAGGTGCCCCTGCCAACACATTTGGTGCTGGGAATGGAAATGATGTGCACAAACCTATGTTCTCACACAATTCTTCTTTGACAACTAGCAGCACTGCAAGCTCTTACCATGGTGCCACTTTTGGCTCTTATATGCATGGCAGCCAAGAACAACATGATTTTGCTGGTGAATGGGAAGCAGATGATATTTCTCAGGGTCATGAGGATATATTTATGTTTGATAAATTGGATGAGCTAAATGAAGACATTCATTACAAGAGCATGGAATCTACGGATAATTCACTGGTAATAGTAAAACATCTAGTAAGTGGCAGACAGGACTTGGAAGGAAGCAGAAGACCTAATCAGTCCTTATGCCATTCTACTGATATTTCTCATGTTAGCTTTAAGGCTACTTGCTCTAGATGTGGGAAGTTTTTCGATGCGATGGATGTTGATGAAGAGGgtgtctattgtgatgcatgtgctaCAAAGGATGGGAATATCCTCACCAGTCCTATTGTACAAACTATAGGAGAAGAAAACCAACAATATGGTAAAACTGCAAATTTGAAACCTTGCATCGCATCTGATTCTCCTGTACCCACAGATTGTGAAATCTATAGCAAAGAAGTATCTCTTGATCATCAACTAGTGAACAATGAATCTTACGCTGATTGCCTGGACCAGGCCCCTCCAATTCACTCAATGGGGCACACACCTCAGGAAATGCTACTGGGGCAGGAGGAAAACATTGACGCTGAGCATAGAAATAAACATGTTGGGGATTCGTTAGGAAATACAAACGATAATTCCTTTCATCGATCTAGTGTGGATGAATGTGAACAAACAGAACCAACATCTGTAGGGCAGGACCTTTTTATCATAGACCAAATGAATAACCATAATCGTGGACTATCCCAATGTAATGAAAATGTCTCTGAATCTGTGACCTGTGACAATTCTCATCAACTGGGATCAACTACATATCAGAACCCTAAGCTTGAAACTACCGAGGATACTGGGATATCAGTATTGTTAGTCCCTAAGCCCAACAGTAATAAATGGCCAAATATGCTCTGTTCAGAACCCTATTATGCAAGAGATGGTGTCAGTATGATGAAGCGTAGCTTTGGACTGGGCAGCTCTTCAGCTGCTTCTTCCAGTGATCTTGGGTCTTCAAGACAGTCAATCATATGTTTTGAGCGCCTTAGGAGTGGTAAGAAGGGTGACTTTGAGAAGTCCCAGATAAGCAGTACTATTAGTTGTCAAAGCATTGCTTCTGTGTCAGATATGTCAATTTGTAGCTCTTCAGCTTCACTTTGCCCTCAGAGTGATGCAGTAGGAGATTCCTGTTTCCCAATTGACACTTTGGAAAGCGGCACTTCAGGAACTCTGATCTCTTCTCAAGAAAATGATGATGCTTTTTGTAAGGATACTTTGCCAAGTGCTATGGAATGTCCGTCTTCTTCACAGTTTATTGCTGATGATGACAGTCCCGGTGACATGAAAATCCAGAGCTACTTAAGTGAGGTAGGATATACAACAGTTGAGAACCATAGTGCTTGCAGAATGACTGACATGGATTGTACCAGTACAAATATGTATTCTTTAGATACTGAAATGCCAAGTGATACCCTAGAATCATCAGGCCCAGTGGAAAGTAGCATGCCTGAAACTGAAGAGGATGCTTACACTATCAGTCAGTGTAATAAAGGTAGTGCTCCAGAACATTCAAGTGATGAGAATAACTTTGATAATATTCAAATGCAGTCTGAAATAGTTCAGGGTTCAGCGGAGGAAAACAGATTGGATGATTGTTGCATGTCTGCTATCTCGGAGGAGGACGTATTGATTTCTGGACAAGAAGATGACATAAGGAATCTTCCCAATGATG AAGAATTATGTGCGGAGGTAGAAGGACCAAGGAAACAAATCCAGAGATGTTTTACATTGGAAGAAGCTGCTGATACAATTCTCTTCTGTAGTTCCATTGTCCACGACCTTGCATACAAGGCTGCGACTATTGCGTTGGAAAACAAGAAGGAACCAAAGTTTGTGGACTCTATTCGTCCAACTGTTGCAATTGTTAGAGGATCTTTTGCTAAGGAAGAGAGTTTACCAAAGCTGCCTCACAGACGAACCCCAAACCGTAAGGTCAAAAGGAAAAGATTGGAAGGCGAAACAACTACAACGGAAACTACAGAGAAAGACGTTGTCGCGAATGACTCCCCCCCTGTATGTTCTGCATCGGGTATTACAAGGAATTCCGATAATATGAAGCCGCCAAAGCTGGAGTCCAAGTGCAACTGTATAATTATGTAA
- the LOC103650352 gene encoding uncharacterized protein isoform X2, protein MPPSPSPRTSRSPAQETYQKRTNSFRNVLPAKSKDDELALFSDMQKVETDNFLLEPSVDFDDSMKKLRYFPEVKLGVNIPAHGESHELLNTDGDKNDYEWYANWIIHFMSCLKWLLTPPETPLFRSLDDEENQSITQVSRGRAQSKPIQISRSSMVDNNQRASRSSASSSRLSPSPCSMGRTRSSSSASRSSPPLAETQTPSRRLSTPPIAKTLTPPRRSPSPVSRRMSTGSSGPTLNGTRGASPVKSNHRSSSPKLHGWQSNVPGFSFDAPLNLRTSLTDRPVCRSRGGSPSSFSGLEKGSRGRRLSMSPTPPRRASSSHSIERDRMSSYSKASATSSGEDDLESMQSVPISYSSSPVVKKSLVVMKTRTIASSKNLSKKLTPSSVPKRSFDSALWLMDHRKAPQDRFRPLLSGAPANTFGAGNGNDVHKPMFSHNSSLTTSSTASSYHGATFGSYMHGSQEQHDFAGEWEADDISQGHEDIFMFDKLDELNEDIHYKSMESTDNSLVIVKHLVSGRQDLEGSRRPNQSLCHSTDISHVSFKATCSRCGKFFDAMDVDEEGVYCDACATKDGNILTSPIVQTIGEENQQYGKTANLKPCIASDSPVPTDCEIYSKEVSLDHQLVNNESYADCLDQAPPIHSMGHTPQEMLLGQEENIDAEHRNKHVGDSLGNTNDNSFHRSSVDECEQTEPTSVGQDLFIIDQMNNHNRGLSQCNENVSESVTCDNSHQLGSTTYQNPKLETTEDTGISVLLVPKPNSNKWPNMLCSEPYYARDGVSMMKRSFGLGSSSAASSSDLGSSRQSIICFERLRSGKKGDFEKSQISSTISCQSIASVSDMSICSSSASLCPQSDAVGDSCFPIDTLESGTSGTLISSQENDDAFCKDTLPSAMECPSSSQFIADDDSPGDMKIQSYLSEVGYTTVENHSACRMTDMDCTSTNMYSLDTEMPSDTLESSGPVESSMPETEEDAYTISQCNKGSAPEHSSDENNFDNIQMQSEIVQGSAEENRLDDCCMSAISEEDVLISGQEDDIRNLPNDELCAEVEGPRKQIQRCFTLEEAADTILFCSSIVHDLAYKAATIALENKKEPKFVDSIRPTVAIVRGSFAKEESLPKLPHRRTPNRKVKRKRLEGETTTTETTEKDVVANDSPPVCSASGITRNSDNMKPPKLESKCNCIIM, encoded by the exons ATGCCACCGTCACCCTCACCGAGGACATCAAGGTCTCCTGCACAGGAGACTTATCAAAAGAGGACAAACAGTTTCAGAAATGTGCTTCCTGCAAAATCAAAGGATGATGAACTCGCTTTGTTCTCTGATATGCAGAAAGTTGAGACGGACAACTTCTTACTGGAACCGTCAGTGGATTTTGATGATTCAATGA AAAAATTGAGATATTTCCCGGAAGTAAAACTTGGTGTCAACATTCCTGCCCATGGAGAAAGCCATGAATTGCTTAACACAGACGGCGATAAAAATGATTATGAGTGGTATGCAAACTGGATCATACATTTTATGTCTTGTTTGAAGTG GTTATTAACTCCTCCTGAAACTCCACTTTTTCGATCTTTGGATGACGAAGAAAACCAATCCATCACTCAGGTTTCTAGGGGCAGAGCTCAGAGCAAGCCTATACAAATTTCAAGATCATCCATG GTAGATAATAATCAAAGAGCTAGTAGAAGCAGTGCAAGCTCAAGTAGGCTTAGCCCATCGCCATGCTCTATGGGAAGGACAAGATCATCTAGTTCAGCTTCTCGCTCTAGTCCACCACTTGCTGAAACACAAACACCATCACGAAGATTGTCAACCCCTCCGATTGCTAAGACATTAACACCTCCTCGAAGGTCTCCAAGTCCTGTCTCAAGAAGGATGAGTACTGGTTCAAGTGGCCCAACTTTGAATGGAACAAGAGGAGCTTCACCAGTGAAATCTAATCACAGGTCTTCTTCACCAAAGCTGCATGGATGGCAATCAAATGTTCCTGGTTTCTCTTTCGATGCGCCTTTGAACCTTCGCACATCTCTAACTGATCGTCCAGTATGCCGGTCAAGGGGTGGATCGCCTTCATCTTTTAGTGGACTAGAAAAGGGTTCAAGAGGTAGAAGACTGTCAATGTCTCCCACTCCACCTAGAAGAGCCAGTTCATCTCACAGCATTGAACGGGACCGAATGAGCTCTTATagcaaagcttctgcaacatcatCTGGTGAGGATGATCTGGAGTCTATGCAGTCTGTACCAATTAGCTACTCCAGTAGCCCAGTTGTGAAAAAGAGCTTGGTTGTGATGAAAACCAGAACCATTGCATCATCAAAGAATCTGTCCAAAAAATTGACACCTAGTTCTGTCCCAAAGCGGTCATTTGACTCTGCACTTTGGTTAATG GATCATCGCAAAGCTCCACAAGATAGGTTTCGGCCACTTCTATCAGGTGCCCCTGCCAACACATTTGGTGCTGGGAATGGAAATGATGTGCACAAACCTATGTTCTCACACAATTCTTCTTTGACAACTAGCAGCACTGCAAGCTCTTACCATGGTGCCACTTTTGGCTCTTATATGCATGGCAGCCAAGAACAACATGATTTTGCTGGTGAATGGGAAGCAGATGATATTTCTCAGGGTCATGAGGATATATTTATGTTTGATAAATTGGATGAGCTAAATGAAGACATTCATTACAAGAGCATGGAATCTACGGATAATTCACTGGTAATAGTAAAACATCTAGTAAGTGGCAGACAGGACTTGGAAGGAAGCAGAAGACCTAATCAGTCCTTATGCCATTCTACTGATATTTCTCATGTTAGCTTTAAGGCTACTTGCTCTAGATGTGGGAAGTTTTTCGATGCGATGGATGTTGATGAAGAGGgtgtctattgtgatgcatgtgctaCAAAGGATGGGAATATCCTCACCAGTCCTATTGTACAAACTATAGGAGAAGAAAACCAACAATATGGTAAAACTGCAAATTTGAAACCTTGCATCGCATCTGATTCTCCTGTACCCACAGATTGTGAAATCTATAGCAAAGAAGTATCTCTTGATCATCAACTAGTGAACAATGAATCTTACGCTGATTGCCTGGACCAGGCCCCTCCAATTCACTCAATGGGGCACACACCTCAGGAAATGCTACTGGGGCAGGAGGAAAACATTGACGCTGAGCATAGAAATAAACATGTTGGGGATTCGTTAGGAAATACAAACGATAATTCCTTTCATCGATCTAGTGTGGATGAATGTGAACAAACAGAACCAACATCTGTAGGGCAGGACCTTTTTATCATAGACCAAATGAATAACCATAATCGTGGACTATCCCAATGTAATGAAAATGTCTCTGAATCTGTGACCTGTGACAATTCTCATCAACTGGGATCAACTACATATCAGAACCCTAAGCTTGAAACTACCGAGGATACTGGGATATCAGTATTGTTAGTCCCTAAGCCCAACAGTAATAAATGGCCAAATATGCTCTGTTCAGAACCCTATTATGCAAGAGATGGTGTCAGTATGATGAAGCGTAGCTTTGGACTGGGCAGCTCTTCAGCTGCTTCTTCCAGTGATCTTGGGTCTTCAAGACAGTCAATCATATGTTTTGAGCGCCTTAGGAGTGGTAAGAAGGGTGACTTTGAGAAGTCCCAGATAAGCAGTACTATTAGTTGTCAAAGCATTGCTTCTGTGTCAGATATGTCAATTTGTAGCTCTTCAGCTTCACTTTGCCCTCAGAGTGATGCAGTAGGAGATTCCTGTTTCCCAATTGACACTTTGGAAAGCGGCACTTCAGGAACTCTGATCTCTTCTCAAGAAAATGATGATGCTTTTTGTAAGGATACTTTGCCAAGTGCTATGGAATGTCCGTCTTCTTCACAGTTTATTGCTGATGATGACAGTCCCGGTGACATGAAAATCCAGAGCTACTTAAGTGAGGTAGGATATACAACAGTTGAGAACCATAGTGCTTGCAGAATGACTGACATGGATTGTACCAGTACAAATATGTATTCTTTAGATACTGAAATGCCAAGTGATACCCTAGAATCATCAGGCCCAGTGGAAAGTAGCATGCCTGAAACTGAAGAGGATGCTTACACTATCAGTCAGTGTAATAAAGGTAGTGCTCCAGAACATTCAAGTGATGAGAATAACTTTGATAATATTCAAATGCAGTCTGAAATAGTTCAGGGTTCAGCGGAGGAAAACAGATTGGATGATTGTTGCATGTCTGCTATCTCGGAGGAGGACGTATTGATTTCTGGACAAGAAGATGACATAAGGAATCTTCCCAATGATG AATTATGTGCGGAGGTAGAAGGACCAAGGAAACAAATCCAGAGATGTTTTACATTGGAAGAAGCTGCTGATACAATTCTCTTCTGTAGTTCCATTGTCCACGACCTTGCATACAAGGCTGCGACTATTGCGTTGGAAAACAAGAAGGAACCAAAGTTTGTGGACTCTATTCGTCCAACTGTTGCAATTGTTAGAGGATCTTTTGCTAAGGAAGAGAGTTTACCAAAGCTGCCTCACAGACGAACCCCAAACCGTAAGGTCAAAAGGAAAAGATTGGAAGGCGAAACAACTACAACGGAAACTACAGAGAAAGACGTTGTCGCGAATGACTCCCCCCCTGTATGTTCTGCATCGGGTATTACAAGGAATTCCGATAATATGAAGCCGCCAAAGCTGGAGTCCAAGTGCAACTGTATAATTATGTAA